One genomic window of Mercenaria mercenaria strain notata chromosome 2, MADL_Memer_1, whole genome shotgun sequence includes the following:
- the LOC128550132 gene encoding uncharacterized protein LOC128550132 isoform X1 — MDIMRYVSSITKLFLKITVLVCVLAQTVNLLPIVPDSVQNPMLQSLPNPKFSPVSSKSGKHVQYSLADKPSGKTWLANHNGAQQLPSRPQSANHIDSKSSNESPDYANENVVNSTKIHSFRIFKSYQIGKHSKNSKSGGSKTKTAQIPRRNSQDLQYESDTSAQNSLENVDTSVNVKFKTINDKDETKHDMRIANTESLQLAVRNDENGVGGQAEVSETMLAVGTSLVALFSLGIIIGIFSCCCKKKPQNEEEEKLDELDKEDSKEAEDKGLKVNTERSLADNKNPSQLFNPSDIPPGEKDLDDAISFKDKIKALDNKLIIQPSPDKRKSQLTVDQPGSRLSQHSPDTANKRKSQNDVNMVNSITGLPKQPKIVVSEEEDVKTKDRDTSRSAGDNVSKSDTQDDISDKIFDNLSMHSSTSQPFNPDVVIADSDDEDEFAEIQRGTVILKSFQRAKPPRNRSPATRTSKGKIRKPRPNAARKQGDKQDDREPTSTPSSASVPFSMATSDSKTNSLEKSETKVQNNTSKNNSLEKLNERKKSIENNVESPMTKSSNFSDFDSIMSQSITSIGSDIVTPMKRETGKNGKYAKRKDSPKRERKESPVRVMKSKEREITEKEKRNESPNRFKKSKDSPVEKRKNKRKDDDRLQNRLSTDISEDKAVTNSNAENRLSGIPANASNNIFYLIDPTVKDKCKSVGDVTGDKRKSGDYSRHAQKAAKHKTDDNQSKQNDDSLSAVKRERTLSDPNRKSAELKTNTR; from the exons ATGGATATAATGAGGTACGTAAGTAGTATTACTAAATTATTTTTGAAGATAACTGTACTTGTGTGTGTTTTGGCACAAACTGTGAATTTGTTGCCCATTGTGCCAGATTCCGTCCAGAATCCCATGCTTCAAAGTCTTCCTAACCCTAAATTTAGTCCAGTTTCATCCAAGTCCGGAAAAcacgtgcaatattcccttgctGATAAACCCTCAGGAAAAACATGGCTTGCCAATCATAACGGTGCTCAACAATTACCTTCAAGACCACAAAGTGCCAATCACATCGACTCTAAGTCAAGCAATGAGTCACCTGACTAcgcaaatgaaaatgttgtaaattCCACAAAAATACATTCTTTCCGGATTTTCAAGTCGTACCAGATTGGGAAACATTCCAAGAATTCTAAGAGCGGAGGATCAAAGACAAAAACTGCTCAAATTCCACGCAGAAATTCTCAAGATTTGCAATATGAATCAGACACTTCAGCTCAGAACTCTCTAGAAAATGTAGATACAAGTGTAAATGTGAAATTCAAAACAATAAATGACAAAGATGAAACAAAGCATGATATGAGAATAGCAAACACTGAAAGTTTACAACTTGCTGTGAGGAATGATGAAAATGGAGTAGGAGGTCAAGCGGAGGTTTCCGAGACAATGTTGGCTGTAGGTACATCCCTTGTGGCTttattcagcctcggcattattATCGGAATATTTAGTTGTTGCTGTAAGAAGAAGCCGCAgaatgaagaagaagaaaaactgGATGAGCTTGATAAGGAGGATTCTAAGGAAGCAGAAGATAAAGGGTTAAAGgttaacactgagaggtcacTAGCTGACAACAAGAACCCATCACAACTATTCAATCCAAG CGATATACCTCCTGGAGAGAAGGACCTGGATGATGCTATCTCGTTCAAGGACAAGATTAAAGCTTTAGACAACAAGCTTATCATTCAACCATCACCAGACAAGCGCAAGTCCCAACTCACAGTCGACCAGCCAGGCAGCAGGCTTTCTCAGCATTCACCAGATACCGCCAACAAAAGAAAGTCACAGAACGATGTCAACATGGTCAACAGTATTACAGGACTG cCAAAACAGCCAAAGATTGTGGTATCAGAAGAGGAAGATGTTAAGACAAAAGACAGAGACACATCACGAAGTGCTGGTGACAATGTAAGCAAGAGTGATACACAAGATGACATCTCTGACAAGATATTTGATAATCTGTCAATGCACAG TTCCACCTCTCAACCATTTAATCCGGATGTTGTTATTGCTGATAGTGATGACGAGGATGAATTTGCAGAGATTCAGAGAGGAACAGTCATTCTTAAATCT TTTCAGCGAGCAAAACCACCTAGAAACCGAAGTCCAGCAACCAGAACCTCAAAGGGAAAAATACGGAAACCCAGACCT AATGCAGCCAGGAAGCAGGGGGACAAACAAGATGACAGGGAACCAACTTCTACCCCATCTAGTGCATCAGTTCCATTTTCCATGGCAACTAGTGACAGTAAAACTAACAGTCTTGAGAAATCTGAAACTAAAGTCCAAAACAACACGAGCAAAAATAATAGCTTAGAAAAgttgaatgaaagaaagaaaagtaTAGAAAACAATGTAGAAAGCCCAATGACTAAGTCAAGTAATTTTAGTGATTTTGATTCAATTATGAGTCAAAGTATAACAAGTATAGGCAGTGATATTGTTACACCAATGAAACGTGAAACAGGCAAAAATGGGAAATATGCAAAACGAAAAGACTCTCcaaagagagagagaaaagaaTCTCCTGTAAGAGTAATGAAGAGTAaagaaagggagataactgaAAAGGAAAAAAGGAATGAATCACCTAACAGGTTCAAGAAAAGTAAAGATTCGCCTGTAGAGAAACGTAAGAATAAAAGAAAGGATGATGACAGACTACAGAATAGATTATCAACTGATATCAGTGAAGATAAGGCTGTTACAAACTCTAATGCAGAGAACAGATTATCTGGAATTCCCGCCAATGCTAGTAACAATATATTCTATTTGATTGATCCCACTGTTAAGGACAAATGTAAATCTGTTGGAGATGTAACAGGGGATAAAAGGAAATCTGGAGATTATAGCAGGCATGCTCAAAAGG CTGCAAAGCATAAAACAGATGACAATCAATCTAAACAG
- the LOC128550132 gene encoding pre-mRNA-splicing factor CWC22 homolog isoform X2, with product MDIMSDIPPGEKDLDDAISFKDKIKALDNKLIIQPSPDKRKSQLTVDQPGSRLSQHSPDTANKRKSQNDVNMVNSITGLPKQPKIVVSEEEDVKTKDRDTSRSAGDNVSKSDTQDDISDKIFDNLSMHSSTSQPFNPDVVIADSDDEDEFAEIQRGTVILKSFQRAKPPRNRSPATRTSKGKIRKPRPNAARKQGDKQDDREPTSTPSSASVPFSMATSDSKTNSLEKSETKVQNNTSKNNSLEKLNERKKSIENNVESPMTKSSNFSDFDSIMSQSITSIGSDIVTPMKRETGKNGKYAKRKDSPKRERKESPVRVMKSKEREITEKEKRNESPNRFKKSKDSPVEKRKNKRKDDDRLQNRLSTDISEDKAVTNSNAENRLSGIPANASNNIFYLIDPTVKDKCKSVGDVTGDKRKSGDYSRHAQKAAKHKTDDNQSKQNDDSLSAVKRERTLSDPNRKSAELKTNTR from the exons ATGGATATAATGAG CGATATACCTCCTGGAGAGAAGGACCTGGATGATGCTATCTCGTTCAAGGACAAGATTAAAGCTTTAGACAACAAGCTTATCATTCAACCATCACCAGACAAGCGCAAGTCCCAACTCACAGTCGACCAGCCAGGCAGCAGGCTTTCTCAGCATTCACCAGATACCGCCAACAAAAGAAAGTCACAGAACGATGTCAACATGGTCAACAGTATTACAGGACTG cCAAAACAGCCAAAGATTGTGGTATCAGAAGAGGAAGATGTTAAGACAAAAGACAGAGACACATCACGAAGTGCTGGTGACAATGTAAGCAAGAGTGATACACAAGATGACATCTCTGACAAGATATTTGATAATCTGTCAATGCACAG TTCCACCTCTCAACCATTTAATCCGGATGTTGTTATTGCTGATAGTGATGACGAGGATGAATTTGCAGAGATTCAGAGAGGAACAGTCATTCTTAAATCT TTTCAGCGAGCAAAACCACCTAGAAACCGAAGTCCAGCAACCAGAACCTCAAAGGGAAAAATACGGAAACCCAGACCT AATGCAGCCAGGAAGCAGGGGGACAAACAAGATGACAGGGAACCAACTTCTACCCCATCTAGTGCATCAGTTCCATTTTCCATGGCAACTAGTGACAGTAAAACTAACAGTCTTGAGAAATCTGAAACTAAAGTCCAAAACAACACGAGCAAAAATAATAGCTTAGAAAAgttgaatgaaagaaagaaaagtaTAGAAAACAATGTAGAAAGCCCAATGACTAAGTCAAGTAATTTTAGTGATTTTGATTCAATTATGAGTCAAAGTATAACAAGTATAGGCAGTGATATTGTTACACCAATGAAACGTGAAACAGGCAAAAATGGGAAATATGCAAAACGAAAAGACTCTCcaaagagagagagaaaagaaTCTCCTGTAAGAGTAATGAAGAGTAaagaaagggagataactgaAAAGGAAAAAAGGAATGAATCACCTAACAGGTTCAAGAAAAGTAAAGATTCGCCTGTAGAGAAACGTAAGAATAAAAGAAAGGATGATGACAGACTACAGAATAGATTATCAACTGATATCAGTGAAGATAAGGCTGTTACAAACTCTAATGCAGAGAACAGATTATCTGGAATTCCCGCCAATGCTAGTAACAATATATTCTATTTGATTGATCCCACTGTTAAGGACAAATGTAAATCTGTTGGAGATGTAACAGGGGATAAAAGGAAATCTGGAGATTATAGCAGGCATGCTCAAAAGG CTGCAAAGCATAAAACAGATGACAATCAATCTAAACAG